The genomic DNA tggacggccagcaaggtcaacatctattatgcatgtttgttcaaaatattttctatctatgatgtatattcatgcagacattgttttcttgaaaattcactgtgcttctctttgtttacaaaggacactgCAAATTTctgttagaaaaaattatggcattgatggatttccatagagttatgattgattggatcaatcgtaactctttgtaagacgggcccctgatctgCTTAACTAGCATGAACCCCATCTGAACCAGTGATGTGTGACTGTCCCCTTAGTCTATAACAAACCCACACAGACACTCTTACTTACAATAGAAGgaataattaattttaatacaaaaaacatTGGAGGGCTCCTTCCACTAAGACACATTTAAAAACACATCATTTAAAGTCAAAGAAATAGAGGATAAGAATGAACTTAAGAAAGCAATGAAACACTATGCTACGGTCACACAAACAAaaccaactacatgtacatacggTTTATtttcagttggtctaatgccaattcgtccaattaccaactcatcTAATATCAactggtctaccatcagtttgtctaCTATCAACATGGTCGAATTGCCATTTGgcccactcaccatttcgtctactaaccattttgtgcaatagccagttggtctaattggacGAAGTGTTAACTGGGTGAAatgaaatgggtattagactaactggttatgagacaaaatggtcatagacgaaatgatgattagacaaagtgattcttggaccaaatagttgttagacaaaatgtttaaggacagaatggcatttgaccaaatgaaggtagaccatgtgatgagtggacgagttggcaatagacaaaTTGGCATTTTACCCTCCATGCCGACCAATGGTATGCCTTTGGTAATTATGTGATAAATTCAGTCAGTCTGGAGTTAATTTCACTTGTGTAACTGCATCATTTGTGTGAATCCATTGCATTTGTTTGGGTTATTGTCAATTATCATGTGTTAACAAACAACAACTGCTAGTCTGCTATTAGTGATCTAAAACAGTTTTGATATTGCCATTTTGGGATATTTAGAAAGAAATGAATCTACTGAAGTGAGGGTGAAACATAATAGAGCAAGCTAAACCgaaaagaaaaattgatttaataaaGAACAGAGAGGAATCTATTTACACTTTCAGAGAAATCAACAGGATAGTGAAGGTGGAATGCAATATACACAGTGAgttacaaagaaaaacaatttcTAATCAAATTCTTTCTTGGAAATACTTGTGGTCATACAATTTGCTTGTAAGTCTTGGATCACAAAAAAGGGGGCTCCAGTTAAAGTCTCTGGATCAATTAGCTCATTTATTTGATAGTACTTGCAGTGAGTAATATTGCTTGCCATAATTGATTACCTTTGGGGTCATAAAGAGAAAGGTTTTCAACTACGTTTTGAACAGTCCTAAAATAGCAATCTTTAAAAATGTGGAACAATTTGCAATGCGATACCAAGAAAATTATTCCAGACTTGAGATAACAGGGACTTTTAAAAGTCAAAACAAGTTTAAAAGCAGTAGAATCAGAAGCCAAACATACTTCTAATAATATCAACTGTCCAACTTGAATTTGCACATGTGAACAATTGTATCATAAGCTAATGAACTCCAAAGGCAACATAACAAATGTATGAGAGCCATCTTTTAGCAAGAATTCTGCTCAGTGCCTTTGGCGACTTATCCTCCCATTACTTACTACAACGGTGAATGCAAACAAAGCCGCTATGTAAGGCACTGAGCAGGACTACTAAACgatgttacaattttttttaataatacataATGCCACTCTCTGAACATAGCAAATTAAAATACTTTCTCTCAAAGAGTTGGCCATTCTTTTAGATGGCATGGATATGAAAATCCTTTGAAACCTTTCCTCTTCTTCCAACTATTGTGATGGAATTGACGGAACTGAATTTGTGCTTTTAAATCTATAGTGCTTGGTACAAATATTCTTCTATAGTTACAACAGTAATATTGAAGGTCTGAGATAACTTTTTGATTCAAACACTTTAAAGGaggaaatttgtttttttttgtacaatacGTTTGTTTAGAATAATCCATTTTATAGCTCATAGGTCTATTTTCCAAAGAAAGAACATTGCAGCATTTCAGGGTTAATCAATGTCTGTCGTAACTAGACCGTAACATATACAAACACGGTAAGAATGAAAATCGATTTTTCCTTGATGTTTCAGGCTACAAGCAGGGTGCCAGTATAACACTATCATTGAATCATCAAACAAATGACCTCTCACagtggcccatattctgaacttaGATTTAAATTGAACCATGGTCTAGGTGTGTGAttaaactatggaaagccaaaagatgtagaaaaaaaattgcttacacAATATCTCTATCAAGTCTGCTGGGCTCTTCCCCTTTGATTGCATGGGGAATAAACTCCTTTAGTTATTATTCCAAGACAGTTACAATAATTTGATGAAATGAACATCTACTGTGACACACTAGGCAACCAATTAAACCTCAGATCGCAGACGCCACTTAGAATTGACACGAAAGCCTGAGAACCATGTCAAATGAGagcctgaaaataaattgctTAGCCCGGATTGAGGCTTACCGGTAATTAAACCTGAAAAGTGACTTCCTCATTCAGATTTGGACCATGGCTAATGATAATCCAGTATTGAAAATATGGGTCAATATGATTGATACCTTGGCATAGGGCACGAAAGCCAAATCAATACTTGAATGTGAATCAGGCGATAAAGATTCATCTTACATATCAAGTTCAACATGTAAAATAGGGGAAAAATAATCTTAGGAGGTGACCATACTGATCCCTTGTGCCTTATTGTCCCATCCCTCGACTTTGGCTGACTCTGAATCACAACAAGGctccaaaaataaaatgacaaaatacattaaaaacgACCggatctctccctctctctatacCTATCGTCTCTCCCTCGGCTTCGACTCCGGGATCGTGATCGGCGCTTGGGTGACCTGGATCTGCTTCGGCTGCGCTTCTTGCGCTTTCGGCGGCCGTAGAGTTCGCGACGGAGCTCCCTGGAGATGGGTTTGAGATGCATGAAGTTGCAGAATCCTCCACGGGTACATTCACTAAGAGGAAATATAAGAAAGGGTGGATAGAAACATGAATTAAAAGAGacaagaaagtagttgcagtaaacactgatttcacaagaaagtcaGTAAAACCAATATTAACTGTCACAATGTCAtcatggatctagatctggaaGTTAGTTACACAAATTGAACTTAGTGAAATCATAAAAACTAAGCTGAATGGCAATCACACTGATAGGGGATGGtgaattattattacttggAAAAAGACCCAACATCGTGCTTGAAATTTATGCAGGTTTTGCTAATTTCTAGGTAATTACATAAATTAATCCAGAATCCATTAgcacattatttttattgtacaaATAGGCTAAATACGAACACGTGGATAGTCATTTGATTGGaatctgtacaaactcatttttaatattaataccacaactggcatttatatGTAAATTGTGTGCTATATACTGTTAATCATTTCAACCTCTTGGTTGGTTGATGAAAAGACCTGTTGACAATACCATCTCACTTTATTCAAACATGATACAAATAAGATGAATGTGGTAATAGAGAAAATGAATACCTACACATGTGCCAGAGAAATTCTATTTTGAAATTGGATACTATAATTCATTGCTCTATTTCATCCCTTCTGACACCTTTTACCTCATGACTAATCAGATATTACTAATCAATATGCATGCATGACTATAAAGTTTGAAATAGATCAGTCAATTGGTTTTTTAGTTAtcacaagaaagaaagaaaaaaacggATTGGCTGACTATCCCAAGACAAAAGCATGATGCCTCCACAACGACCTACATGGGCAGACTCGCAGAGGCAGGAAAATCGACTCTTAAAAGCTCATCATCtgtcttttatttctttgacaATTACTTACTATTAATCTGTTGCATACTGGAACTAATTTGTTATTGTACAAAATCTATGAGAATTGCAGAATCTAAAGTCAACAGGTTTAAAAATCCATTGATTGCCCTGGTGAGGCTTTAAAACTTCAAACTTACCCCATCTCGTACTGACGGCAGCAAGCTTCCCTAAAGTCTGTGACAGGTGAAAGCTCAGCTCTGATTGGTTGACGGTTGAACCAACGATTGTTCAAATCTTCCACTGCTTTCTCTGCATCCTCTTCATAGCGGAACTGAGGAATAACAATAAGAATTTCGTTAATTCTTTGCACAACAAATATTCTTCCGAGGGAGTGATCATAAAACAATTCATGACTGAATATTTTCTTTGGATCTTGCTTTACTTGTGGCTTATTGCACAATGAATACTGGTTAACATagtaatacttataataataattggcatttatatagcactttatcaatctacgactgctcAAAGCACTTCAAAagtattattacccggtcactgtaTTCATAGAATGATACATTTCATTGTTTATAATGACCTCTGTGAATTACCTTTGACCTCAGGGCCCAAAAATATACTCGGATCAACATCACTGCATGCCTAATAGAGTTCAAGTTGAGTCATAAAACAATCCATTAGTTATTGTGAGAACATGATAATTTCCAGAATACACAGGTAATGACTTCAAACCCCAAAGACTAGTCGGATCGTTATCGCCgaactttattttcatatttctttctggAGTTTTATTTTGACTTTTGTTGCTGGGCTTTATAGCAGAGTTGTTGATTATCTTTGCTGAACTTAATTGACAAATTTTGTTCCtggcttttatttttttatacttttttctgCATGGCTTTATTGCAGAGTTGTTGCTGAGGTTCTGGTACAACGTCTCAACAGATCTGACTTACCTTGACATAAACGTTACCAACCAGATGATCGCCGAGGTTGTCACAGACGTTCATCTCCTCAATCTCACCGTACTTCTGCTCCATCTCCGTGAAAACTTCCtcaaagaaatcatcaaaatgcTGCTGGACCTCAACGTCACTCAGGTTGGATTGGTCTACTACGACACAAAAATAAAGATCAATGCAGTGTAACACTTAGCCTTTAGGAAATTCATTGTCTGATgggatattcatgttagtagtCAATGACTGAAAGGGAgactaataattttttttttattaaagtcaAATTGATTCATGGGGAAAGAAATACTTTTTCAGCCAGGCACACTCCTAAATTCGAGCCGTAGAGGCAGAATATAAAGGGC from Lytechinus variegatus isolate NC3 chromosome 8, Lvar_3.0, whole genome shotgun sequence includes the following:
- the LOC121420330 gene encoding splicing factor U2AF 35 kDa subunit-like isoform X1, coding for MAEYLASIFGTEKDKVNCSFYFKIGACRHGDRCSRLHNKPTFSQTIVIQNIYHNPANTAQSADGGTTGMVDQSNLSDVEVQQHFDDFFEEVFTEMEQKYGEIEEMNVCDNLGDHLVGNVYVKFRYEEDAEKAVEDLNNRWFNRQPIRAELSPVTDFREACCRQYEMGECTRGGFCNFMHLKPISRELRRELYGRRKRKKRSRSRSRSPKRRSRSRSRSRGRDDRYRERERSGRF
- the LOC121420330 gene encoding splicing factor U2AF 35 kDa subunit-like isoform X2 encodes the protein MAEYLASIFGTEKDKVNCSFYFKIGACRHGDRCSRLHNKPTFSQTIVIQNIYHNPANTAQSADGGTTGMDQSNLSDVEVQQHFDDFFEEVFTEMEQKYGEIEEMNVCDNLGDHLVGNVYVKFRYEEDAEKAVEDLNNRWFNRQPIRAELSPVTDFREACCRQYEMGECTRGGFCNFMHLKPISRELRRELYGRRKRKKRSRSRSRSPKRRSRSRSRSRGRDDRYRERERSGRF